One window of the Klebsiella oxytoca genome contains the following:
- a CDS encoding MFS transporter — MRTIDAQERTILPSATQKRTRTRIVILMLLSIGTMINYLDRTILGVVAPKLTSEIHIDPAMMGIVFSAFAWTYALAQIPGGMFLDRFGNKITYALSIFFWSTFTLLQSFSVGLKSLLLLRLGLGISEAPCFPVNSRVVSKWFPQHERARATATYTVGEYIGLAAFSPLLFLILEHHGWRTLFFLTGGLGIAFTFVWWKFYHEPHESKTANKAELEYIGVENTAKADENIPFNWPDAKRLLCCRQIIGASLGQFAGNTTLVFFLTWFPTYLANERHLPWLHVGFFASWPFLAAAIGIFFGGWASDKILKKTSSVNISRKLPIISGLLLSSCIIIANWVDSNTAVIIIMSIAFFGQGMVGLGWTLISDIAPKNMGGLTGGIFNFCANMASIITPLIIGVIISMTGNFFYALIYIGLTALIGVIAYIFIIGDIKRIELK, encoded by the coding sequence ATGAGGACGATTGATGCTCAGGAAAGGACGATTTTGCCGTCGGCCACGCAAAAACGGACCAGAACGCGAATTGTAATTTTAATGTTACTATCGATAGGTACGATGATAAATTATCTCGATCGTACCATTTTAGGCGTTGTGGCTCCCAAATTAACGAGTGAAATACATATTGACCCTGCCATGATGGGGATCGTGTTTTCTGCTTTTGCCTGGACCTATGCGCTGGCACAAATTCCCGGAGGGATGTTTTTAGATCGCTTCGGTAATAAAATCACCTACGCTCTATCTATTTTCTTCTGGTCAACCTTTACATTATTACAAAGCTTTTCCGTGGGCTTAAAATCTTTGCTGCTTCTTCGATTAGGCTTAGGGATCAGCGAAGCCCCCTGCTTCCCGGTGAATAGCCGGGTAGTCAGTAAATGGTTTCCCCAGCATGAACGAGCCAGAGCCACGGCAACTTATACCGTTGGCGAATATATCGGGCTGGCCGCTTTTTCTCCTCTTCTTTTTTTAATCCTGGAGCATCATGGCTGGAGAACGCTATTTTTCCTCACCGGAGGATTAGGTATTGCGTTTACTTTTGTGTGGTGGAAGTTTTATCATGAACCACACGAATCAAAAACAGCAAATAAAGCAGAGCTGGAATATATCGGCGTAGAAAATACGGCTAAAGCAGATGAAAACATCCCATTTAACTGGCCCGATGCAAAACGTTTATTGTGCTGCAGACAAATTATTGGCGCCAGTCTTGGGCAGTTTGCCGGTAATACAACGCTGGTTTTCTTTCTGACATGGTTCCCTACTTACCTGGCCAACGAGCGCCATTTACCGTGGCTACACGTGGGATTCTTCGCATCCTGGCCCTTCCTGGCCGCGGCTATCGGTATTTTTTTCGGCGGCTGGGCTTCTGATAAAATATTAAAGAAAACCAGTTCCGTTAATATCAGCAGAAAGCTCCCGATTATTTCCGGGTTACTGCTTTCAAGCTGCATCATTATTGCTAACTGGGTGGATAGCAACACTGCGGTGATTATTATCATGTCGATTGCATTTTTTGGCCAGGGTATGGTTGGTCTCGGCTGGACGCTTATTTCAGACATTGCACCTAAAAACATGGGCGGACTCACCGGGGGGATTTTCAACTTCTGCGCCAATATGGCGTCAATCATTACCCCGTTAATTATTGGGGTCATCATATCCATGACCGGTAATTTTTTCTACGCGCTGATTTATATCGGTTTAACCGCTCTGATTGGCGTCATCGCCTACATCTTTATTATCGGCGATATTAAAAGGATTGAATTGAAATAA
- a CDS encoding LysR family transcriptional regulator, translating into MNLKQLYYFKRLAETEHYTEAASSLFITQPSLSHAISELEKELGVALFARKGRNVKITQNGKRFLPYVEDALASLENGRMTLQKNSAENKENIRIAFIYTMGEYVVPQLINKYSLSPSRHNVTFSFTQGTSLTLLQELKAGKSDLAICSYIADESDIDFIPIIQQELVVVTAKDHPLARLYENEVDLVETIHYPYIYFSENSGLRPFIDNVFMQQKLVPDIACYVDEDTAMAGLVSIDYGIAIMPRISALSYYNVHIMTIKNAIPPRYIYLATMKERVLSPAIQSFKDVIINDSQKIR; encoded by the coding sequence ATGAACCTAAAGCAACTTTATTATTTTAAGCGACTGGCAGAAACTGAGCATTACACTGAAGCAGCCTCCAGCCTTTTTATCACCCAGCCCTCCCTGAGCCATGCTATATCTGAGCTGGAGAAAGAGCTCGGCGTGGCACTGTTTGCCAGGAAAGGTCGCAACGTTAAGATTACGCAGAACGGTAAGCGCTTCCTGCCCTATGTGGAAGATGCGCTGGCCTCATTAGAAAACGGCCGCATGACGTTGCAAAAGAATAGCGCAGAGAATAAGGAGAATATTCGCATTGCGTTTATTTATACTATGGGCGAGTATGTTGTACCGCAGTTAATTAATAAATATTCGCTTTCACCTTCTCGTCACAATGTGACATTCTCTTTTACTCAGGGAACATCGTTAACGCTTTTGCAGGAGCTGAAGGCCGGGAAAAGCGATCTGGCTATTTGTTCCTACATTGCAGATGAATCAGATATCGACTTCATTCCTATTATTCAGCAAGAACTGGTAGTAGTGACGGCGAAAGATCATCCCCTGGCCCGGCTTTATGAAAATGAAGTCGACCTGGTGGAGACTATTCACTACCCCTATATCTATTTTTCAGAAAATAGCGGACTTCGCCCTTTTATTGATAACGTATTTATGCAGCAAAAGCTGGTGCCGGATATAGCCTGCTACGTTGATGAGGATACGGCGATGGCGGGGCTGGTCAGTATTGATTATGGGATTGCGATCATGCCGCGAATTTCCGCACTCTCGTATTACAACGTGCATATTATGACGATAAAAAATGCAATTCCTCCGCGTTATATCTATCTGGCAACAATGAAAGAGCGGGTGCTTTCTCCAGCTATTCAGTCGTTTAAAGATGTCATTATTAATGACAGCCAAAAAATCAGGTAA
- the aroD gene encoding type I 3-dehydroquinate dehydratase — protein sequence MTKAVTVKNITFQEGETLICVPLIGKTLAELQTNARALATAGADIIEWRVDHFTQVREIEQVLLALAEIRQLLKDIPLLFTFRSKKEGGETEISDEAYFELNRQAAVSGLADVIDIELFNDEAQIRSLVNDAHAAGVKVIMSNHDFHKTPAQEDIIYRLRRMQDLGADLPKIAVMPQSPQDVLTLLSATLTMKEKYATRPLITMSMGKSGGVSRVTGRLFGSAMTFGTVGQASAPGQIAITQLRELMDILS from the coding sequence ATGACTAAAGCAGTAACAGTAAAAAACATCACCTTCCAGGAAGGGGAAACGTTGATTTGCGTGCCGCTGATCGGCAAAACGCTTGCCGAGCTACAGACTAACGCGCGTGCGCTGGCCACCGCCGGAGCTGATATTATCGAATGGCGCGTGGATCACTTCACCCAGGTCAGAGAGATCGAGCAGGTTCTGCTGGCGCTGGCTGAAATTCGTCAGCTGCTGAAAGATATCCCGCTGCTGTTCACCTTCCGCAGCAAAAAAGAGGGTGGCGAAACGGAAATCAGCGATGAAGCTTACTTTGAGCTGAATCGCCAGGCGGCCGTTAGCGGTCTCGCGGATGTGATTGATATCGAGCTGTTCAACGATGAAGCGCAGATCCGTTCGCTGGTGAACGATGCCCACGCTGCGGGCGTCAAAGTTATCATGAGCAATCACGATTTCCATAAAACCCCGGCTCAGGAAGATATCATCTACCGTCTGCGCCGCATGCAGGATCTTGGCGCTGACTTGCCGAAGATCGCGGTTATGCCGCAGTCGCCGCAGGATGTACTGACTCTGCTCTCGGCAACCCTGACCATGAAAGAGAAGTACGCCACTCGCCCATTAATTACCATGTCGATGGGTAAATCCGGCGGAGTTAGCCGGGTCACCGGCCGTTTGTTCGGTTCAGCAATGACCTTCGGTACCGTGGGACAGGCTTCAGCGCCAGGACAAATTGCTATTACCCAACTGCGTGAGCTAATGGATATTCTTTCCTGA
- a CDS encoding MFS transporter has translation MKNQYVPTAAGLYLNYLIHGMGVLLITLNMANLQEQWGTDAAGVSIVISSLGIGKLATLVTGFLSDRFGRKPFIYLGIASYIVFFLGILLTKNIYLAYCCGIMAGLANSFLDSGTYPALMESFPNSASRANVLIKAFVSAGQFLLPFIIGALIWANMWYGWSFIIAAVLMILSSIYLIKMPFPDHRAKKESAEKSATAAAAPQADSGKLDMVIFTLYGYIGMATFYLVSQWLAQYGEFTAGLPHESAIKLLSVYTAGSLTCVFVTAAFVKEVFSSAVAMIVYTFLSMISLLIVCLFPTPMVVTGFAFIIGFSAAGGVLQIGATIMAMSFPNGKGKATGIFYTAGSLASFTIPLITAKLSKISIASIMWFDLLIAIVGFVIALYIGYRQLQVRAAAKTSHVAATA, from the coding sequence ATGAAAAATCAATATGTCCCAACGGCAGCTGGGCTATATCTTAACTATCTGATCCACGGCATGGGGGTATTGCTGATTACCCTCAACATGGCGAATTTACAGGAACAATGGGGAACCGACGCTGCCGGCGTCTCCATCGTTATTTCGTCGCTCGGGATTGGTAAGCTTGCCACGCTGGTGACGGGGTTCCTGTCCGATCGCTTTGGCCGTAAGCCTTTTATCTATCTCGGGATTGCCAGCTATATCGTGTTCTTCCTCGGCATTTTGCTGACGAAAAACATCTACCTGGCTTACTGCTGCGGCATTATGGCGGGCCTGGCGAACAGCTTCCTCGACTCCGGTACCTATCCGGCGCTGATGGAATCTTTCCCTAACTCAGCCAGCCGCGCAAACGTGCTGATCAAAGCGTTTGTCTCAGCCGGTCAGTTCCTGCTGCCGTTCATCATCGGTGCGCTGATCTGGGCGAATATGTGGTACGGCTGGTCGTTTATCATCGCCGCTGTCTTGATGATCCTGAGCTCCATCTATCTGATAAAAATGCCTTTCCCGGACCATCGGGCGAAAAAGGAAAGCGCAGAAAAATCAGCGACTGCCGCCGCCGCTCCGCAAGCGGACTCCGGCAAACTGGATATGGTCATCTTCACCCTGTACGGCTACATCGGTATGGCGACCTTTTATCTGGTCAGCCAGTGGTTAGCGCAGTACGGCGAATTCACTGCCGGGCTCCCTCATGAGTCGGCGATTAAGCTGTTAAGCGTCTATACTGCGGGTTCCCTGACATGCGTATTCGTCACTGCGGCCTTTGTGAAAGAGGTATTTAGTTCAGCCGTCGCCATGATCGTTTACACCTTTCTGTCGATGATCTCCCTGCTGATCGTTTGCCTGTTCCCGACGCCAATGGTGGTTACCGGCTTCGCCTTTATCATTGGCTTCTCCGCCGCGGGCGGCGTGCTGCAGATAGGCGCGACGATTATGGCAATGAGCTTCCCGAACGGCAAAGGTAAAGCCACCGGGATCTTTTATACCGCAGGGAGTCTGGCCAGCTTTACGATCCCGCTAATCACGGCAAAGCTGTCGAAAATTAGCATCGCCAGCATAATGTGGTTCGATCTTCTGATCGCTATCGTCGGCTTTGTGATCGCCCTGTACATCGGTTATCGTCAGCTTCAGGTTCGCGCCGCTGCTAAAACATCTCATGTTGCAGCAACCGCCTGA
- a CDS encoding shikimate dehydrogenase, translated as MAERITGHTELIGLIATPIRHSMSPTMHNEAFAHLGLDYVYLAFEVGNEELKDVVQGFRALKLRGCNVSMPNKTEICQYLDKLSPAAELVGAVNTVVNDNGVLTGHITDGTGYMRALKEAGIDIIGKKMTVLGAGGAATAICVQAALDGVKEISIFNQKDKFFPNAEQTVAKIRNNTNCEIHLFDIADHDKLRAEIDSSVILTNATGVGMKPFEGQMLLPDDSFLRADLIVSDVVYNPRKTYLLEVAEKKGCRTINGLGMMLWQGARAFEIWTGKEMPVEHVKSILF; from the coding sequence ATGGCAGAACGTATTACCGGACACACCGAGCTGATCGGCCTGATTGCGACGCCGATTCGTCACAGCATGTCGCCGACCATGCACAACGAAGCTTTTGCCCACCTTGGCCTGGACTATGTTTATCTGGCGTTCGAAGTCGGTAATGAAGAGCTGAAAGATGTCGTACAGGGCTTTCGTGCGTTAAAGCTGCGCGGCTGCAACGTCTCCATGCCGAACAAAACGGAGATTTGCCAGTACCTTGACAAACTCTCTCCGGCTGCAGAGCTGGTTGGCGCGGTGAATACCGTGGTAAACGACAATGGCGTACTGACCGGCCACATTACTGACGGCACTGGATATATGCGCGCGCTCAAAGAAGCGGGCATCGACATCATCGGTAAAAAAATGACCGTTCTGGGCGCCGGCGGCGCGGCTACCGCAATCTGCGTACAGGCCGCTCTGGATGGCGTCAAAGAGATCTCTATCTTCAACCAGAAAGATAAGTTCTTCCCTAACGCCGAGCAGACCGTCGCCAAGATCCGCAACAATACCAACTGCGAAATCCACCTGTTCGACATTGCCGATCACGATAAGCTGCGTGCCGAGATCGACAGCAGCGTCATTCTCACTAACGCTACCGGCGTTGGCATGAAACCGTTTGAAGGCCAGATGCTGCTGCCTGACGACAGCTTCCTGCGTGCGGATCTTATCGTGTCCGACGTGGTCTATAACCCGCGTAAAACCTATCTGCTGGAAGTGGCCGAGAAAAAAGGCTGCCGCACCATCAACGGTCTGGGAATGATGCTCTGGCAGGGAGCGCGCGCTTTTGAAATCTGGACAGGCAAAGAAATGCCGGTTGAACACGTCAAAAGTATCCTGTTCTAA
- a CDS encoding FAD-dependent oxidoreductase has product MSHYPHLFSPLTINGMTLKNRIIMPPMGTNLASLNGEVTQEQIDYYELRARGGTGLITIENICIDFPFASNGTTQLRIDNDQYIPRLFKLTETLHKHGACVGIQLNHAGASAYAYRLNGEMPLSSSSTPSKKNGNIPRPMTHDEIYHAVDKFGDAAERVRRAGFDCVEIHAGHSYLISQFLSPLFNKRTDEFGGCVENRARILTLIVDKVRACVGPRFPVSLRISADDFLEGGNTLEDSLRILELCQEKVDIINVSAAQNDNLNFQIDQMSLEDGWKRYLSRAVRDKFHKPTVIAGNIRSPKVAEDIIASGDADLIAIGRGLIAEPEWVHKVQSGNERMMRKCISCNIGCADHRIARSRPLRCSINPDIIHGDAYKQQRVIRDTNVVVIGAGTAGMEAACTAAEVGCHTWLLEEKHSLGGLASEISLLPEKKRIADFPLFMKNRIASLDNLMLQVGKRATVDAVSALRPDLIVNATGSVPLLPPIEGLRENIDVEGGNVFSITNMIHHLDRFADATGKRIAVVGAGAVGLDVIEYFSARGASAVLIEMQDAPGRDLDIITKNAMLTMLDEHHVEQHMRTQLVAVTPTHFTVKNADGTFDIPFDYGFVCLGMRANTAGLNEIEQWARANNVKIMNIGDSLMARRIIDGVREGRNVLDTLEDMGALGNRESTKIPFLTY; this is encoded by the coding sequence ATGAGCCACTACCCCCATCTTTTTTCCCCGTTGACCATTAACGGAATGACCCTAAAAAACCGCATCATCATGCCGCCAATGGGGACTAACCTGGCGAGTCTGAACGGTGAGGTCACGCAGGAACAGATTGACTACTATGAGCTACGCGCGCGGGGCGGCACAGGTCTCATCACCATCGAGAATATTTGTATCGATTTTCCTTTCGCTTCTAACGGCACAACGCAGCTGCGGATCGATAACGATCAATATATTCCACGCCTGTTCAAATTAACCGAAACCTTACATAAACACGGTGCCTGCGTCGGTATTCAATTAAACCACGCCGGGGCTTCAGCTTATGCATATCGCCTGAATGGTGAAATGCCGCTTTCTTCTTCAAGCACGCCATCGAAAAAGAACGGTAATATTCCGCGCCCGATGACGCACGACGAAATTTATCATGCCGTCGATAAATTTGGTGATGCTGCGGAACGCGTGCGCCGCGCAGGATTCGACTGCGTGGAAATTCATGCTGGCCACTCTTATTTAATTAGCCAGTTTTTATCACCGCTGTTTAATAAACGTACCGATGAATTTGGCGGCTGCGTTGAGAATCGCGCCAGAATATTAACCTTAATTGTCGATAAGGTTCGCGCCTGCGTAGGCCCGCGTTTCCCGGTCAGCCTGCGTATCAGTGCCGATGATTTTCTGGAGGGCGGTAACACCCTGGAAGACTCGCTGCGGATCCTCGAACTGTGCCAGGAGAAAGTGGATATTATCAACGTCTCCGCCGCACAGAACGACAACCTGAATTTCCAGATTGACCAGATGTCTCTGGAAGATGGCTGGAAGCGCTACCTCTCCCGCGCAGTGCGCGATAAATTCCACAAGCCAACGGTTATCGCCGGCAACATTCGTTCGCCAAAAGTCGCTGAAGACATCATCGCCAGCGGCGATGCCGACCTGATCGCTATTGGTCGTGGTCTCATCGCCGAGCCTGAGTGGGTACATAAAGTCCAGAGCGGTAACGAACGTATGATGCGTAAATGCATCTCCTGCAATATTGGCTGTGCGGATCACCGTATTGCCCGCTCCCGCCCTCTGCGCTGCTCGATCAACCCGGATATCATCCACGGCGATGCTTACAAACAGCAGCGCGTTATCCGTGATACCAACGTCGTGGTTATCGGCGCGGGTACGGCGGGAATGGAAGCGGCCTGCACCGCGGCTGAAGTCGGCTGCCATACCTGGCTACTGGAAGAGAAACACAGCCTCGGCGGACTGGCCAGCGAGATCTCGCTGCTGCCGGAGAAAAAGCGTATCGCCGATTTCCCTCTGTTTATGAAAAATCGTATCGCCTCGCTCGATAATCTGATGCTGCAGGTGGGTAAGCGTGCCACCGTCGACGCCGTTTCCGCTCTGCGCCCGGATTTAATCGTCAACGCCACCGGCTCAGTTCCCCTGTTGCCGCCCATTGAAGGGCTACGCGAGAATATTGATGTCGAAGGCGGCAACGTCTTCTCAATTACCAATATGATTCATCATCTGGATCGGTTTGCCGACGCAACGGGTAAACGCATCGCCGTCGTCGGCGCGGGCGCCGTGGGTCTGGACGTCATTGAATACTTCTCCGCGCGCGGTGCCAGCGCCGTACTTATCGAGATGCAGGACGCGCCGGGACGCGACCTCGACATCATTACCAAAAACGCCATGTTGACCATGCTTGATGAACATCACGTGGAGCAGCACATGCGCACACAGCTGGTTGCCGTCACCCCAACGCATTTCACCGTTAAAAACGCCGACGGCACCTTCGACATTCCTTTCGATTACGGCTTCGTCTGCCTGGGAATGCGCGCCAACACCGCCGGTCTCAATGAGATTGAACAATGGGCCAGAGCCAATAACGTAAAAATAATGAACATCGGCGACAGCCTGATGGCCCGGCGAATCATTGATGGCGTGCGCGAAGGGCGCAACGTGCTGGACACCCTCGAAGATATGGGCGCTCTCGGCAACCGCGAATCGACAAAAATTCCATTTCTAACATATTGA
- the leuD gene encoding 3-isopropylmalate dehydratase small subunit, with translation MAEKFTQHTGLVVPLDAANVDTDAIIPKQFLQKVTRTGFGAHLFNDWRFLDDKGEQPNPEFVLNFPEYKGASILLARENFGCGSSREHAPWALTDYGFKVVIAPSFADIFYGNSFNNQLLPVTLSEEQVDELFKLVQSQPGIKFEVDLEAEVVKAGDKSYRFKIDAFRRHCMLNGLDSIGLTLQHEDAISAYEKKQPAFMH, from the coding sequence ATGGCAGAGAAATTTACCCAACATACCGGCCTGGTGGTTCCGCTGGACGCCGCGAACGTCGATACCGATGCAATCATTCCAAAGCAGTTTCTGCAGAAAGTCACGCGTACCGGTTTCGGCGCGCATCTGTTTAATGACTGGCGCTTTCTGGACGACAAAGGCGAACAGCCTAACCCGGAATTCGTGCTGAACTTCCCGGAATATAAAGGCGCCTCTATCCTGCTGGCGCGGGAAAACTTCGGCTGCGGCTCCTCTCGCGAGCACGCGCCGTGGGCGCTGACCGATTACGGTTTTAAAGTTGTTATCGCACCCAGCTTCGCCGATATCTTCTATGGCAACAGCTTTAACAATCAGCTGCTGCCGGTCACGCTGAGCGAAGAGCAGGTTGATGAGCTGTTTAAGCTGGTCCAGTCTCAGCCTGGCATTAAGTTTGAAGTCGATCTGGAAGCCGAAGTCGTTAAAGCTGGCGATAAATCCTATCGATTTAAAATTGACGCTTTCCGCCGTCACTGCATGCTTAACGGCCTGGACAGCATCGGCCTGACTCTGCAGCACGAAGATGCAATCTCGGCCTACGAGAAAAAACAGCCGGCATTTATGCATTAA
- the leuC gene encoding 3-isopropylmalate dehydratase large subunit: MAKTLYEKLFDAHVVYEAQNETPLLYIDRHLVHEVTSPQAFDGLRAHKRPVRQPGKTFATMDHNVSTQTKDINASGEMARIQMQELIKNCKEFGVELYDLNHPYQGIVHVMGPEQGVTLPGMTIVCGDSHTATHGAFGALAFGIGTSEVEHVLATQTLKQGRAKTMKIEVKGKAAPGITAKDIVLAIIGKTGSAGGTGHVVEFCGEAIRDLSMEGRMTLCNMAIEMGAKAGLVAPDQTTFDYVKGRLHAPKGQDFDDAVAWWKTLTTDEGATFDSVVTLQAEDIAPQVTWGTNPGQVISVTDIIPDPASFADPVERASAEKALAYMGLKSGVPLTEVAIDKVFIGSCTNSRIEDLRAAAEIAKGRKVAPGVQALVVPGSGPVKAQAEAEGLDKIFIEAGFEWRLPGCSMCLAMNNDRLNPGERCASTSNRNFEGRQGRGGRTHLVSPAMAAAAAVTGHFADIRSLK; encoded by the coding sequence ATGGCGAAGACGTTATACGAAAAATTGTTTGATGCTCACGTGGTATATGAAGCGCAAAACGAAACCCCGCTGCTGTATATCGATCGTCATCTGGTTCATGAGGTGACCTCGCCGCAGGCGTTTGACGGCCTGCGCGCTCATAAACGCCCGGTACGCCAGCCGGGTAAAACCTTCGCCACGATGGATCACAACGTTTCAACGCAGACGAAAGACATTAACGCGTCCGGCGAAATGGCGCGTATCCAGATGCAGGAATTGATTAAAAACTGCAAAGAGTTCGGCGTCGAACTGTATGACCTGAACCACCCTTATCAGGGCATCGTCCACGTCATGGGGCCGGAACAGGGAGTGACCTTACCGGGCATGACCATCGTCTGCGGCGATTCCCATACGGCAACCCATGGCGCATTCGGCGCGCTGGCTTTTGGTATCGGTACTTCCGAGGTTGAGCACGTTCTGGCAACGCAGACGCTGAAGCAGGGTCGGGCCAAAACCATGAAGATCGAAGTCAAAGGTAAAGCTGCCCCGGGCATCACCGCCAAAGACATTGTTCTGGCTATCATCGGCAAAACCGGCAGCGCTGGCGGTACCGGTCACGTAGTAGAATTCTGCGGCGAAGCCATCCGTGATTTAAGCATGGAAGGACGTATGACTCTGTGCAATATGGCTATCGAAATGGGCGCAAAAGCGGGCCTGGTGGCCCCAGACCAAACCACATTTGATTACGTTAAGGGCCGCCTGCACGCGCCGAAAGGCCAGGATTTTGACGATGCAGTTGCCTGGTGGAAGACGCTGACCACCGACGAGGGTGCGACTTTTGACAGCGTTGTCACCCTGCAGGCAGAAGATATTGCCCCGCAGGTCACCTGGGGTACTAATCCAGGTCAGGTGATTTCCGTTACCGATATCATCCCGGACCCGGCATCATTCGCTGACCCGGTAGAACGCGCAAGCGCGGAAAAAGCGCTGGCCTATATGGGCCTCAAATCCGGCGTGCCGTTAACCGAAGTGGCGATTGATAAAGTCTTTATCGGTTCCTGTACCAACTCACGTATCGAAGACTTACGCGCGGCGGCAGAGATCGCTAAAGGCCGCAAAGTGGCGCCCGGCGTTCAGGCGCTGGTGGTGCCCGGCTCAGGTCCGGTGAAAGCGCAGGCCGAAGCGGAAGGCCTGGATAAAATCTTTATTGAAGCCGGCTTTGAGTGGCGTTTACCCGGCTGCTCTATGTGCCTGGCGATGAACAATGACCGCCTGAATCCGGGCGAGCGCTGCGCTTCCACCAGCAACCGTAACTTTGAAGGCCGTCAGGGCCGCGGCGGGCGCACTCATCTGGTCAGCCCGGCAATGGCAGCAGCGGCGGCCGTTACCGGTCATTTCGCCGATATCCGTAGCTTGAAATAA
- the leuB gene encoding 3-isopropylmalate dehydrogenase: MSKNYHIAVLPGDGIGPEVMNQALKVLEAVRNRFDMRITTSQHDVGGIAIDRQGTPLPQSTVEGCEQADAILFGSVGGPKWEHLPPAEQPERGALLPLRKHFKLFSNLRPAKLYQGLEEFCPLRADIAANGFDILCVRELTGGIYFGQPKGREGSGQHEKAFDTEVYHRFEIERIAHIAFESARKRRHKVTSIDKANVLQSSILWREIVGEISKQYPDVELSHMYIDNATMQLIKDPSQFDVLLCSNLFGDILSDECAMITGSMGMLPSASLNEQGFGLYEPAGGSAPDIAGKNIANPIAQILSLALLLRYSLDADNAATAIENAINRALEEGVRTGDLARGAAAVSTDEMGDIIARYVAEGV; encoded by the coding sequence ATGTCGAAGAATTACCATATTGCTGTTTTACCAGGTGATGGTATTGGCCCGGAAGTCATGAACCAGGCGCTGAAAGTACTGGAAGCCGTTCGCAACCGTTTTGATATGCGTATTACCACCAGCCAGCATGACGTAGGCGGCATCGCCATTGACCGTCAGGGCACTCCGCTGCCTCAGAGCACCGTTGAAGGCTGTGAGCAGGCCGACGCAATCCTCTTCGGCTCCGTCGGTGGACCGAAATGGGAGCATCTGCCTCCTGCGGAACAGCCAGAACGCGGAGCGCTGCTTCCTCTGCGTAAACACTTCAAATTATTCAGCAACCTGCGTCCGGCTAAGCTGTACCAGGGGCTGGAAGAGTTTTGTCCGCTGCGTGCAGATATCGCCGCCAACGGTTTCGACATTTTATGCGTACGTGAGCTGACCGGCGGCATTTATTTCGGCCAGCCGAAGGGGCGTGAAGGCAGCGGTCAGCACGAGAAAGCCTTTGATACCGAGGTGTATCACCGCTTCGAAATCGAGCGTATCGCTCATATCGCTTTCGAGTCCGCCCGTAAGCGTCGCCACAAAGTGACCTCGATTGATAAAGCCAACGTGCTGCAGTCTTCAATTTTGTGGCGTGAAATCGTGGGCGAAATCAGCAAACAGTATCCTGACGTTGAGCTGTCGCACATGTACATCGACAACGCGACCATGCAGCTGATTAAAGATCCGTCCCAGTTCGACGTTCTGCTGTGTTCCAACCTTTTCGGCGACATTCTGTCTGACGAATGCGCCATGATTACTGGTTCAATGGGCATGCTGCCGTCCGCCAGTCTCAACGAGCAGGGCTTTGGTTTATATGAACCTGCAGGCGGCTCCGCACCGGATATCGCCGGTAAAAACATCGCTAACCCGATCGCGCAGATCCTCTCCCTGGCGCTGCTGCTGCGCTACAGCCTGGATGCCGATAACGCGGCAACAGCGATTGAGAATGCGATCAACCGCGCTTTAGAAGAAGGCGTTCGTACCGGCGATTTAGCGCGCGGTGCGGCGGCGGTGAGTACCGATGAAATGGGCGACATCATTGCCCGCTATGTCGCTGAAGGGGTGTAA